One window of Halichondria panicea chromosome 7, odHalPani1.1, whole genome shotgun sequence genomic DNA carries:
- the LOC135338888 gene encoding uncharacterized protein LOC135338888 — MSGRETRLPLNSKRLTGRATKRIATELGLPTTASTAEVLQMIDAKLSDGGREPSNVQVLMDGDTAGSSMALMDETGIFLEIPEEEETPAMDQEAAEDPENVTESEGELEKELTAVQQEVEALQEELTAAKERVHSLEGEVSSYQAKLGDEKIRYKQLWKINCDSAMQYDVFLCEKDEEICELKQRLAEMTSTREAGYPALRPRARASRSDSIESHTSSPMRSRIVDPRTKTVLPRKGKAPPVETFQGDSRGVKFKDWLPSFERAADWNGWSDQDRLLQLAGHLRGRALQEWGLLQAIEKQTMDAAVENLQSRLDPGSRMLGALEFKHMSQMPREGVGEFITRLEKAFREAYGREPLSKETRDALLYAQLQDSLRYELVQAPAVSGALAYEQLCIAAKGEERRLMALKKRQELESGRSPPAYKPTFQSNRYTRESSGTDNSGRKVCYVCRQPGHFSRDCRQRKTESSGGHKWKNPETRQVQTQPEASVAENPIDYLVSSDDDDQSSVQTVRVRDTGSKVMYANVDLHGVPVKGVIRQWSQHYYSGRGSV, encoded by the coding sequence ATGTCCGGAAGAGAGACACGGCTACCTCTTAACTCAAAGAGACTGACGGGGAGAGCTACCAAAAGGATTGCTACAGAGTTGGGGCTCCCCACCACAGCTTCCACTGCCGAGGTGCTACAGATGATAGACGCAAAACTGTCTGATGGGGGTAGAGAGCCTTCGAACGTACAAGTACTGATGGACGGAGACACAGCTGGATCTTCTATGGCTCTGATGGACGAAACGGGAATCTTTTTAGAGATTCCAGAAGAAGAAGAAACTCCTGCGATGGACCAGGAAGCGGCAGAGGACCCTGAGAACGTAACCGAGTCTGAAGGGGAACTGGAAAAGGAACTAACAGCAGTACAACAGGAGGTTGAAGCCCTCCAGGAGGAGTTGACTGCAGCAAAAGAAAGAGTACATTCCCTCGAGGGGGAGGTAAGTAGTTACCAGGCAAAGCTTGGTGATGAAAAGATCAGATATAAGCAATTGTGGAAAATTAATTGTGATAGTGCTATGCAATATGATGTGTTTTTGTGTGAAAAAGATGAAGAAATATGTGAATTAAAACAACGCTTGGCCGAAATGACTTCCACACGGGAAGCAGGGTACCCTGCGCTTCGCCCACGAGCGAGGGCCAGTAGGTCAGACAGCATTGAATCGCACACCAGCTCGCCTATGAGATCGAGAATTGTGGACCCTAGAACAAAGACCGTACTCCCGAGAAAGGGGAAAGCCCCTCCAGTCGAGACATTCCAGGGGGATAGTAGGGGCGTCAAATTCAAAGACTGGTTGCCATCGTTTGAGAGGGCGGCAGACTGGAACGGATGGTCAGACCAAGATCGGCTATTGCAACTGGCAGGCCACCTACGTGGGCGGGCTCTACAAGAATGGGGCCTGTTACAAGCAATCGAGAAGCAGACCATGGATGCAGCGGTGGAGAATCTCCAGAGCCGGTTAGACCCTGGAAGCAGAATGCTGGGAGCACTGGAATTTAAACACATGTCCCAGATGCCCAGAGAGGGCGTGGGTGAGTTCATTACCCGTCTAGAAAAGGCATTCAGAGAGGCCTATGGTAGGGAACCACTCTCTAAAGAGACCAGAGATGCCCTTCTGTATGCCCAACTACAAGACAGTTTGAGGTATGAGTTAGTTCAGGCCCCAGCCGTCTCAGGAGCCCTGGCCTATGAGCAACTATGCATTGCAGCAAAAGGGGAAGAGAGACGTCTGATGGCCTTAAAGAAGAGGCAAGAGCTAGAGAGTGGCAGGAGTCCACCCGCGTATAAACCGACATTTCAGTCTAATAGATATACAAGAGAGAGCTCAGGTACAGATAATTCAGGCCGGAAAGTGTGCTACGTGTGTAGGCAGCCTGGGCACTTTAGCCGGGATTGCCGTCAGAGGAAGACAGAGAGCTCCGGAGGTCATAAGTGGAAAAACCCCGAAACCAGACAAGTACAAACCCAGCCTGAGGCGTCAGTTGCAGAGAATCCAATAGACTACTTAGTGTCCTCAGATGACGATGACCAGTCTAGTGTGCAGACAGTGAGAGTACGAGATACAGGGAGCAAAGTGATGTATGCTAATGTTGATCTACATGGTGTACCAGTGAAAGGAGTCATAAGACAGTGGAGCCAACATTACTATTCTGGGCGGGGATCTGTTTAA